The sequence below is a genomic window from Sparus aurata chromosome 6, fSpaAur1.1, whole genome shotgun sequence.
TGGACTGATGTAATTGCTTTCTTGGCGGAAAAAAAAGGCTACTCATGCAACCCTTAAAACTTTTATCGCATAATTTTCATCCACAACAGACATTCCAAGGACACAGAGGTGCCATCTATTTGTTTAACATGCACGGCCTGCAGATGTAgaggttttttttaactcttcaCATCAACATAATACAATTTTTCACTGATCTCAAATGTATTCATCAGTTATTAACATCCCCAGCAGCTGatagaagaaataaaaagtgtACCACTCTCAGAAGGATGGCAGGACGCTCCGTGCTTCTCTGGGACGTAGTGAAGTGCATGTCTCCGCCTGCGACAGTCCTGCCTCCACCAGCAACTGCATGAGAAAAGATTTAAAACCTTCAAAATCCTTTTCcttattattttattccttGAAAAGGAAAACTGTGACCACATGATTGCTTTCCCAAACACTATAGAGTTCATCAGCAATGATCTCTGTGAAAACAATACCATGAAATATAAGATATGCCATGCGTATCACTTACTGTAACAGTGTGCACAACACCATGATGAGAACACACCCAATCACACACAACACCAGCACCGTGGCAACCGTCTGTTGTCTGTGATTAGTCGCAACTACAGCGAGCAGGTCTGCATGCTCACACCTCATCCCGACAAAGCCCGGATGACACCTGCACCGAGGCAGAAAATCACTTAATGAattcttcaaattgcttgttttctccaacaagcagtctaaaacccaaagacttATCTGCCATCATAAATgccaaagaaaaacagtaatatctttacatttaacaagctggaagtaacaaatgttttatgttttgccTGAAAAGTAACTGAGACGATTCATTAATAATCAATTAAGGTGGTGATTAATTCCATTGAAATAAATTCACTGACTTATTGTTGCATTTCTTATCTTAACAGTTGTCCAAAATAAAGGCCATGAAGTGCTTCAATTGCTCAAACACAAGAGTGACCGCAgcaatttaaaatgcaaatgttgaaaatgatatatcattttacatttacactcTGATTTAATTCTAAGAGTATTTTCACATGTTTGGGTAAAAGTGGTTCAGACTGCCAGCTGTCTTGTTTGATCGCAAACAACAGTCAATTGAACaatgttggcattttacatttaaagggtaactccacaaatatgacacattaaagtgtgtttacaggtcttggcaagtactactgcatatgtgataCAGTAGTAtgaagtcttttgtggctccagaggaagctgtatgTAATTTGagaaattgcctccagtgatacCACTCAGTgactaaattgcattgtgggtaatgtagggtACAGGATctgaaaaaggcagaaaaagcaCATGGAATAAAAAGCTGACATCTCTGATTCTGCTATAATGATTTTAATTATTCCTTTTTAAGCTGTCCATAATGAGTGAAACACTGTTATAGGAGTGCAACATctgaccagtggactgcttttcaaaacccggtgtctacattacccacaaggCATTTATCAGGTTACATGCgacttcttctggagccacaaaaggctttatattactttatttgtcatgtgcagtagtactccccaagacgtTTAAACACTTCAATGCAAAATTGATGATGTTACCCTTTGCGACTGCAACAACTTACACGCATGCTGGCGTCTCTTCTAATATCAGGAAGCGACACGTGCCGTGGAAGCAGAAATGGCGGTGGGAGTCCGGACAGTCATCAAAATGAGACCGAACAGCCGCTGCCACGAACTCTGTGAGGATGGAAGAAGAGATAGTGTATGTGGGTTTTTAAAGTTTAGGATACGTTTTATACTTCCTTCCAGGACCATaaaaaaccctaaccctaatatATCCCACTGTTGGATGACCAGTAGGGAATAATGAAGCCTCCACTGACATCTACTGATAACTATGACCTTTAGAAGTCCTCCAGGGCATGAATTCAACCCTAAATGACAGTTTCAAAAATGATCCAAGTTCATTTAGTTAGAACAGGCACCAGGACGCAGGTGAATATCATAAATCTAAAAATAGCCTAAGCCTGCAGAGACCTGAAACAACAGCATGTACTAAATCCTAAAGCTGACACCCACGCCACCAACGGTCGACTGAAGCCTTTTGTTACCAGTTGCGTGTGGATTTGTGGTGGCTTACATCTCTTGCTGTACCTGGGAGGGACTATTAGAGTCTAGAGTCTCGAAAAGTCACAGCGAGACACTGCGAAACAAAAACCTCTGTCCATCAGCCGACATTAGGACTCAGGAGAGAGCACACCCCTGCAGGGACTCTCGTTCTTTCGCAGAAATTAAACCCTTCAAGCCACTACTCAGTTTTCACGAAAATATCTAATTAAATGAAAACCCAGACAGAACGGGACATTTCTCACACGTTTAGCTGTACAGTCAGACAAATTCCTACATAACTGACCCAAACaaaagtcagtgtttccccGAGTGGCTGAAACAGATGCACAGTGTTGCATTCAGGGTGGGAAGGAGGATGAGCATCCAGACAGATAGCTTGCATTACAGCCTCCGTCACACACTCCATTCCAACGGTAAATGGGCTTTTGGATTGCAGCCTACATGTATTGTCTCCTTCTTTCAGACTCTGTGAAAGCCCTCCGTTGTCCCTGAGGCATCTGCCTACCAacccctctctctttccatgTGATTTTGGCAGTCGGACGAGATAAACATTGAGACAGAAAACAGCCTTTGGGCCACATGAGGCGCTTTTCAGCTGATAATTCAATACTGTACGTGCATCATCTTTTTGTATGAAATGTCTGCATATGCTGCTCATATGTGCTGCTCATAATCTTTAATGTACCACAACTGCTGCCCTCACTCACGCTAACAGGATCAATTATCAGTGAGCGCCACACTGTCTGCATGTGTTGATGTACTGCAATTCTCTATGTGAAAGCAACGCTGCAGTGAGAGTGGATCACAGGCTGCAGCGAGAACAACCGGACAGTTTTCAAATTAGATATCGTGAATGTTTGCTTAAATGGTTCAAAATAGAGCTCGACCCTTCACTCGTCAGGACCAGGGATGGGGGGAAAgagattttattacatttgattgacatataaaaaataaaaaaaacactcaacacaATAATCGTGGtgaatttttttattatctggATTATCATGAATATATCGGCACGTGAATGACTCGAAAAAGCTGTCTAGCTCGCTGACGTACAGTCCCATATTGGTTTTCTGATATATTTGGAATAGCCTAAGCTTAAATGTCTGAAGGATGGGCTTGTACATTGTGTACCgcacaaaaacaagttaaatcaGACATGTGTAAGTACTACAGATTCCAAACTAAAATACACCAGGAAGATGAGGTTACCACCAtttatttatcctttatttCTGCAGGAAGACCTTATGATTTATGAATACTTAATGAAGATTCTTTGATTGATTGTTTATCACAAGAAAAGATGTGCGATACAATTaaaaatattgttaaagttGAGTTGTTATTATGTTAAAGTGGTTTCCGcaatttcagtttttattttaaaagcgCAATGTGTACAATATATGAGAATACATAGGAAAGATAAGATATTAGAATATATATGATAATATGTCTAAGTTTAAAACACtcaaaattgaaataaaatcatcaaaagaatgtgaaaaaaatgcctGTTTTGATGTTATGTGTAAGTATTTTGTTGCAGAGACTTTAGTTGAAGTTAACATGCTCGCCatgtaaacaacaaaaacactccCCTGTTATTTCAAGCTCCAGATCGGTAACTGCATTGCTAAATGAGccaactagctaacagcagatacagttagcagcagttagtggttactcttGTGATAtgctatgttttgttttgagttcTTATTGTGTCTTTAAAGATTTAAGctttattttgatgattattgCGATAATATCTTGAACCGTCCTATTGCCCTAATGTGGAGATATGATGACTGTACTTACTTTTAACTGGAGGGATGATAGTAGTTGTAGTAGTTGCAATAGTTAGGGTCGTTGCTGCAGAGACGCTTGCAGATGCATTTGGAGGAGCAGTGGAGTTTGTGTCGATGGAGATGTTGGCTTCAGTGATTACTGAGTCACTTGGCCCCACTCCTAATGTAAAGAGGGAACCTGCAGATAGGAAAATAAACCACTGTTAGCATATGATGTGAACCTGATGGAataaaaaatatagaaataaaattTCTTCCAGGAGGCATGttatgctttttatttttttcccctttccttcagtgttttatatgttcttgtgcatgaAAAAGATCTTGAAGGTTAAAAAAGGTAAAGTCCAGACCAACAAAagctcccctctcccacagaaaacactgctcctgaaacaacTCACCAGTAGttcgcctttaattctgtgattttgtgacatcacacaatgACATCATGTCGTAATACTTCATATCAAGCAGCTAGTTTgacatgtaagaattgatttagcacagctgctctgttgttgtttgtggtgctggctcaggcatgtgtgagctgaccaatcagaggagactagCTATTCAGGAGGGGGGACCTTTAAGAGCAGTAAACCcgttctagtagtaacccaaaataaaattatgaacctgaaaatgtgtATAATATTTCCTTTAAAGAATACAATATCAGATACAGAAATACATGTTCTTAGCAATGACCTTCAACCTTCTTTTGCAGTTTCACAAAACATGACTGTTCTGAAACTTACTTTTAACTGAAGGTACATTAGTTGTGGTCGGTGTGATGGTTGTGGTCATTGtgcttctgctgctggatgTTGCAGAGCTGCTTGTCGAGGCGTTTCGAGTAGCGGTGGAGTTTGTGTTGATGGAGATGCTGGCTTCAATGATTGTCGAATTGCTTGGCCCTGCTCCGAATGTAAAGAGGGAACCTGCAGGGAGGATATTAAAACACTGCTGACATATGATGAAGTTTTGATGtggaaaaaactaaattacaACAAATCCCTAATAACTAGAATACCAAAAAGTTCACTGTTAACTCACCATTGAGTACCACAGACATACTAAAAGCACCTATAGGAATATAAGAAATATGTGTTACTCTATTGTGattccccccaccccccaaagAAAACTAGGTGTTTCACATCATACTTTACGATGAACAATATACGATCCCCAGTATAGTTATGCCCATGTGACCTGGTCTTCAGTGTGATATCGATGCTTCATTGAGTAACTAGTACCCAACAATAGTAACAGGGTCAAGCATCCACTAAAAGGATGAGACCAAAGCTCTATAAATAAAGCGGGTTCATGTGAAGACACGCAATCACTGCTTGAGACTAAAAATAAAACCAGCTGGTAAACACCAGAAGATGGTTtgttgaag
It includes:
- the tgfa gene encoding protransforming growth factor alpha isoform X1; this encodes MMTRIFWDTIFLISGAFSMSVVLNGSLFTFGAGPSNSTIIEASISINTNSTATRNASTSSSATSSSRSTMTTTITPTTTNVPSVKSSLFTLGVGPSDSVITEANISIDTNSTAPPNASASVSAATTLTIATTTTTIIPPVKKFVAAAVRSHFDDCPDSHRHFCFHGTCRFLILEETPACVCHPGFVGMRCEHADLLAVVATNHRQQTVATVLVLCVIGCVLIMVLCTLLHCWWRQDCRRRRHALHYVPEKHGASCHPSESVV
- the tgfa gene encoding protransforming growth factor alpha isoform X2, whose translation is MMTRIFWDTIFLISGSLFTFGAGPSNSTIIEASISINTNSTATRNASTSSSATSSSRSTMTTTITPTTTNVPSVKSSLFTLGVGPSDSVITEANISIDTNSTAPPNASASVSAATTLTIATTTTTIIPPVKKFVAAAVRSHFDDCPDSHRHFCFHGTCRFLILEETPACVCHPGFVGMRCEHADLLAVVATNHRQQTVATVLVLCVIGCVLIMVLCTLLHCWWRQDCRRRRHALHYVPEKHGASCHPSESVV